The genomic interval CGTTGTTCCCAGCCGCTACCTCGCCCGATGGATCGTCAGATGGGGCGTAGCCGAGGAGAGGCTGGTCGTCATTTACAATGGGGTAGAACCGCTCAACGGCGTCCAGCCTGCCGAAGTACCCTTGTCGACTCCGATAAACCTTGTAACGGTCGGACGGCTTGTCCCTTGGAAACGTGTGGATATGGTGATCGAAGCCATTGCGCGACTAGAAAATTCTGGCTTGATCGTTGTAGGGGATGGTCCCGTGCTTAAGTTTCTCCAGGGGTTGGCGCGGAGGTTGGGAGTTTCCGACCGGGTCTATTTTGCTGGGCGGCGGAGCAAAACGGAGACGCTAGCCTTGATGGCGGCATGTGACATTTTCGTTTTGAACTCCACCTACGAGGGCTTTCCCCATGTGGTCTTGGAGGCGATGAGCCTTGGCTTGCCTGTCATTGCCACAGCCGTGGGCGGAATACCTGAGATAGTGCAGGATGGGGACAATGGGCGATTAATTGCGCCAACGGATGAAGAGGCGCTTTCTGGGGCCCTTTTGAAACTCGTCTTTTCTCCATGGGAACGACAGCGTCTGGCTGACGGGGCAAAGCGCACGGTTCATAAATTTAGCCGTTCTAACATGGTTGTGGAAACTGAACGCGTCCTTAAATCAGTTTCTAGGAGACAATAGTCCCCCATGAAGAATTCCGCTAAAGGGATGACCGCTCAAGCGCTGTCTTGGCAGGGTCTATGGGAGGCCTTCCGTGCGAAATTCGTCGGGCGGAAGTTTGTCCAGGACGTGGGAGTGCTGACGGCAGCCAACGCAGTGGGGGTTGTCTTAAGTTTCATCCAGGCTATCCTGGTAGCCCGCTGGCTGGGCCCGAAGCTCTACGGCGTTGCGGCCCTGGTTATGGCCTACCCCTCCGTTTTATTCGGCTTTGTTGACACACGTTCAGGCGCAGCGTCTGTTAAGTATCTTGGAGAGTTCGAGGCGAAACGGGACTCGGCGCGGGCCCTGGCAGTATGCAAACTGGGCTACACGGTGGACATGGCCGTAGCGATATTGGCCTTCATGTTGGTTGCAGCCACGGCGTGGTGGGCAGAGAAACGGATTGTCCAGATGCCTGGCATGACGTCCCTAATGATTCTCTACGCGGCGGCATTTCTCCCCAGCTCCCTCGCTAGGACTTCTTCGGCGGTTATGAGGACCTTCGGCCGTTTTCCAGCCCTGGCGAAGATAGACGGCATTTGCTCGGTCGTTCGGACAACCCTGGTGGTAGGGCTGGTTTGGATGGGATACGGCGTTGCTGGGGTGGTTTGGGGGAGCGCTTTAGGCCTGGCTTTAAGAGGACTGATGCTCAGCCTCATCTCGTACCCTGTGGCGAAACAGGCCTGGGGCTCGTCTTGGCTCTGGGGCCGGTGGCATACGCTCCGAGGGGTGCGCAGGGAGATAGCGGGGTTTTTCTTTTACAACAACCTGAATGCGGTAATGGGTGTCTTCGTAAGACGGCTTGACCTCATCATTTTGGGTTACTTCCGAGGCCCTACAGAGGCGGGATACTATAGTTTGGCCAAATCTGTTGGGGCCGTGCTAAACAACCTTCGAGGTCCGTTACGATCGGTTTCTTATCCACGTCTGGCTAGATTGTG from Nitrospinota bacterium carries:
- a CDS encoding glycosyltransferase family 4 protein is translated as MNVLIVTGIFPPDIGGPATYVPQVSAALSERGHDITVVTLSDSVDPHHDNEDHPFRVVRIPRRMFRPWRWLRTVVEIIRLGRDTSLLFVNGMWMEAVLANIFLRKPLVHKVVGDHAWERAINLGWASDNFEDFQKKHYGVKVEALKALRSWWARKADMVVVPSRYLARWIVRWGVAEERLVVIYNGVEPLNGVQPAEVPLSTPINLVTVGRLVPWKRVDMVIEAIARLENSGLIVVGDGPVLKFLQGLARRLGVSDRVYFAGRRSKTETLALMAACDIFVLNSTYEGFPHVVLEAMSLGLPVIATAVGGIPEIVQDGDNGRLIAPTDEEALSGALLKLVFSPWERQRLADGAKRTVHKFSRSNMVVETERVLKSVSRRQ
- a CDS encoding oligosaccharide flippase family protein; amino-acid sequence: MKNSAKGMTAQALSWQGLWEAFRAKFVGRKFVQDVGVLTAANAVGVVLSFIQAILVARWLGPKLYGVAALVMAYPSVLFGFVDTRSGAASVKYLGEFEAKRDSARALAVCKLGYTVDMAVAILAFMLVAATAWWAEKRIVQMPGMTSLMILYAAAFLPSSLARTSSAVMRTFGRFPALAKIDGICSVVRTTLVVGLVWMGYGVAGVVWGSALGLALRGLMLSLISYPVAKQAWGSSWLWGRWHTLRGVRREIAGFFFYNNLNAVMGVFVRRLDLIILGYFRGPTEAGYYSLAKSVGAVLNNLRGPLRSVSYPRLARLWGGGQYDELRGTVKRYALLGVGISFGALALVAVPLLPTAIGIVVGEKYLPAAFASQILFLAGAIYLGMFWVRPLYLAAGKVRSWFGLGLISGGFAIMAYPVGAVLWGASGVALGRMAAGIIRLGLATIQILRGRVYHESTTSAETVHS